One Nocardiopsis gilva YIM 90087 genomic window, GGCGTCGTAGGCCTCGGCGATGGGCAGGACCCGCGCGTCGGAGTGGTCAGCGAGCCAGTTCTTGGCGGCCTTGGCGCTGGTGAAGAAGTGGCTCTGGTTGCAGAACGAGGTGCGGACCGAGGTCGCGTGGTCGGGCGTGACGAGTGAGACCACGGCGGTGGCGGGTTCCACGTCGGTGGGGCCGTCCGGGGTCGCGGTGAGACGGACGGGCTCGCCAGTGGCCTGGCACGGGGAGGTGACCCGCGCGCTCTCCCCCAAGATGGCGGGAAAGACGAGCGTGTCCATCGCGCACCAGGTGTAGAACGTGCGGCCGCGCGTCTCGTAGCGGTGCGGCGTGGGATTGAAGGTCAGGCCGTAGCCGATGATGCGGCCCTGGGCGTCGTACTCGGTGTCGGGTAGGTCGGCCAGCGCCGTGCGGATCTCGTCCTCACTGTGTCCGACGGCGGTGGCGAGCTGGGCGATGGTGACCGGTTCGCCCGCGACCAGGAGCGACAGCAGAGGACGCAGGAGCGCGAAGCCCACGCCCGGAGCGGTGCGGACGGCCTCGGTGACGCGGGTGATGAACCGGCTCGTGTCGGTATCCATGGCGGGCCCCGTTTGGCGTGTAGGTCAACGACTCCATATTATGCGGATGGGCGAATAATTCCAGTCGAGGGAGGCCAGCGATGCCGCACAGCCCGGCCCCCACCGCCAACGAAGCCGCACCGGCTCCGTGCACGCACCTGAACACCACGGCCCGGTTCTTCCGTGCCCTGGCCGACCCCACCCGACTCAAGCTCCTGGAGTTCATCATGGCCGGTGAGCGCACGGCGGCCGAGTGCGTCGAGCACGTCGGGATCTCCCAGCCGCGGGTGTCGGTCCACCTCTCCTGCCTGGTGGACTGCGGTTACGTGGCCGCCCGGCGCGACGGCCGCAAGCTGCGCTACTCGGTCGGCGACCCAAGGGTGGCGGACCTGGTCGTGCTGGCCCGGTCGCTGGCCGTAGACAACGCCGCCGCGCTGGACTGCTGCCCCCGCATCCCTGACAGCCGCCGTTGACCACCATCCGCCCCGCCGCCCCCAACCGGCCGTGCGCCTGAGGGGCGGCGCATCGCCGCTACCCGCGATCCACAAGCGGCCACCCCGCGGCCCGGGGGCCGCGTCGCCTCAGTACCGTGACGCCATGACGAACCTCTCCTTCGACCGCTGCTGCGCCGAAATCGTCGCCCAGACCGACCTCCTGAGGACGCTGATCCCAGGCGCGGACATGGCGGCGCCGGTCCCGTCCTGTCCGGAGTGGAACCTCGGGCAGCTGCTGCGCCACCTCGGCGACGCGCACCGCCGGGTCGAAACGACCGTGGCGGCCCGGGCGACCGAACCCGCCTGTGACGCCCAGGTCGCCGACGTCACTGATGAGGACCCGATCGTCCTGGACGCCTGGCTCGCCGAGGGCGCCGCGCGCCTTGCGCAGACCCTGCGCGCCGCGGGTCCCGACGCGGTGGTGTGGACCGTGGTCGAGGACCGCTCCGCCGCCTTCTGGGCCCGACGAATGACGCACGAGACGGTCGTTCACCGGGCCGACGTGGCCCTCGCCGTCGGCGCGGAGTTCAGCGTCGGCGAGGAGGTCGCCCTCGACGCCGTGGACGAGTGGATGGGATTCGGAACGAGGCCGGAGGCCTTCGCATCCAAGCCGGGGGTGCCTGACCTGCTCGGCCCGGGTCGCACGCTCCACGTGCACGCCACCGACACCGCCCCGCAGGCAGCGGCGGAGTGGCTGGTCGACCTCACCGGCCCCGCCCCCACCTGGCGTCGCGCCCACGCGAAGGCCGCCGTCGCGGTGCGCGGCCCGCTGACCGACCTGCTGATGCTGATCTACGGGCGGCCGACCCGCAACGGGACCGTCGACATCCTCGGCGATGCGTCGCTGTTCGACCTCTGGCGCCAGCGGTCCGGCTTCTGGCTGGAGGCAGAGGATAAGGAATGAGCGCGGCTGCCTGCGGCGAACAGCCCGCGGGCACCGGTCGTGCGGGCATCGCCGCGGCAGCGCGCTAGGGCCGCGTTCGGGAGCGCTCCTCGCCCTGGGGCACCGTGGGGTGCTCGTCCGGGGCCAGGTCCACGGTGGCCAGGGCGCCCCCGTCGGCGGGGTTGGCGAAGGTGAGGCGTGCCCCCAGCACGTTGGCCTGGCCCAGGGCGATGGTGAGGCCCAGGCCGTGTCCGCCGGAGCCACCGGGCCACTTGCGGAAGCGGCTCGGCCCCTCCGACACCAGCTCGTCGGGGAAGCCCGAACCGTGGTCGCGGACCCCGATCCGCGCGCCGTCGACCTCGACGGCGACCGGTGGGGCGCCGTGCTTGAGCGCGTTGGTGATCAGGTTGACGAGGATGCGCTCCAGGCGTCGGGGGTCGGTGTCGACGACCGCGTCGGTGAGCACGTGCACCTCGACCTCGGGCGCATAGGGGGCGGCGCGGCGGGTGGTGAAGGCGCCGAGGGCGACCTCGGACATCTCGGCGCGCTCGGTCGCCGTGTCCAGCCGGGCCACCTCCAACACGTCCTCGACCAGGGCGCGCAGCACCCGCACCCGGTCGCGGACCAGTTCGGCCGGGCGGCCCGGCGGAAGGAGCTCGGCCGCCGTCGTCAGGCCGGTCAGCGGCGTGCGCAGTTCGTGGGCGATGTCGGCGGTGACCCGGCGCTCGGCCTCGATCCGGCTCTGCAGGGCGTCGGCCATCGCGTCGATCGCGTGCGCCAGCTCCGCGGCCTCATCACGCGACCCCGAACCGATCGCCGCGCTCACGCGCGTGCTGCGATCCCCATCGGCGACGCGCCCCGCGGCGACAGCGGCGCGGCGGAGTCGGACCGACAGCTGAGCCCCGATGACGACCCCCGCCCCGGCGCCCAGGGCGACAACGGTCAGGGCACCCATCACCAGGACCCGATCCAGCGAGGCCAGGGCACTGAGCTGCGGATCGTAGGGGGTACGCAGCGAGAGGATCTGCCGTTCCGAGACGGAGGCCGCCGCCCAGATGTAGGCGCCGTCGCCCGTGTCCTCCAGCAGCGTCGCGGTGTAGCCGCCCTCGACCGCCGCCCGCAGCTGCTCGGGGAGGTCCGGAGGGTCCAGGCGACTGCCGAGCGTGGGCTGCCCGGTGCGGCTGTACTCGCGCAGCGCCAGTTCGATCCGCTCCTGCTGTATCTTGCGGGCCTCGTCGGCCAGCCGGTAGGCGTAGGCGAGGTGCACGGTCAGGCTCAGCGCGACCGCGACGAGCACGCTCACCAGCGTGACCGTCGCGGTGATCTTCCAACGGAGGCTCACCGGTCCGGACCGACGAGCTTGTAGCCGAACCCGCGGACGGTCGCGATGCGCTCGGCGCCGATCTTGTTGCGCAGCCGCTGGACGTGCACGTCGACGACGCGGCTGTCGCCGCCCCACGCGTAGTCCCAGACGCTCTCCAGCAGGATGTCGCGGCTGAGCACGGTGCCCGGCGAGTCGGCGAAGCGCAGCAGCAGCCGCATCTCGGTGGGCGTGAGCGCGACGACCTCGCCGCCGCGCAGCACCCGCACGCCGTCCGGGTCGATCTCCACGTCCCCGAACCGCAGCGCCCCGTTGTCGGACCCGGTGTCGGGGCGGCGGCCTTCGGTGCGGCGCAGCACCGCGCGGATGCGCGCGGTCAGCACGGCGCTGTCGAAGGGTTTGGTGACGTAGTCGTCGGCGCCGGCCTCCAAGCCGACGACGATGTCGACCGGGTCGTCGCGCGCGGAGAGCATGATCACCGGGATGAGGCTCTCCTCGCGGATACGGCGGCACAGGCTGACCCCGTTCATCCCCGGCAGCATCACATCGAGCAGCGCCACGTCGGGCCGCGACGCGAGAAACTCCTCCATCCCCGCCCGACCGTCGGCCGCAACCGTGACCCGGAACCCGTCGCGCTCCAGGCTGAGCTGGGTCGTCTCGCGGATGACGTCGTCGTCTTCGACGAACAGCACGTGCGTCTGTGCCACGTTCACCTCTCACTCACCGGCCGCCACGAGCTTGCTGCCGTCCCAGCGCAACGGGACCATGTCCCCGCCGCTCGGGCAGGACGAGGGGTCGTTCGGCTGCCAGATCGGACGCTGCACAGACAGCTGGCCGCCCGTGGCGCTGACCTCGCTCAGCGCCTCCTCGGAGGTGTAGACGCGCTTGGTGCGGTCCTCCCAGAGCCGGTAGACGTAGCTGGCGCGGACACCAGGGCACGCCACCACGTCGGCGCACCCCTGCACATTGATGATCGCGACCCGCACATCGGTTCCGGTGAGGGTCGCGTAGCTGGTGTACACCGGGAACCAACCATCGCCGTACCCG contains:
- the merB gene encoding organomercurial lyase MerB produces the protein MDTDTSRFITRVTEAVRTAPGVGFALLRPLLSLLVAGEPVTIAQLATAVGHSEDEIRTALADLPDTEYDAQGRIIGYGLTFNPTPHRYETRGRTFYTWCAMDTLVFPAILGESARVTSPCQATGEPVRLTATPDGPTDVEPATAVVSLVTPDHATSVRTSFCNQSHFFTSAKAAKNWLADHSDARVLPIAEAYDAGRPIMAELLAASPSRKCC
- a CDS encoding ArsR/SmtB family transcription factor, whose amino-acid sequence is MPHSPAPTANEAAPAPCTHLNTTARFFRALADPTRLKLLEFIMAGERTAAECVEHVGISQPRVSVHLSCLVDCGYVAARRDGRKLRYSVGDPRVADLVVLARSLAVDNAAALDCCPRIPDSRR
- a CDS encoding maleylpyruvate isomerase family mycothiol-dependent enzyme — encoded protein: MTNLSFDRCCAEIVAQTDLLRTLIPGADMAAPVPSCPEWNLGQLLRHLGDAHRRVETTVAARATEPACDAQVADVTDEDPIVLDAWLAEGAARLAQTLRAAGPDAVVWTVVEDRSAAFWARRMTHETVVHRADVALAVGAEFSVGEEVALDAVDEWMGFGTRPEAFASKPGVPDLLGPGRTLHVHATDTAPQAAAEWLVDLTGPAPTWRRAHAKAAVAVRGPLTDLLMLIYGRPTRNGTVDILGDASLFDLWRQRSGFWLEAEDKE
- a CDS encoding ATP-binding protein, which encodes MSLRWKITATVTLVSVLVAVALSLTVHLAYAYRLADEARKIQQERIELALREYSRTGQPTLGSRLDPPDLPEQLRAAVEGGYTATLLEDTGDGAYIWAAASVSERQILSLRTPYDPQLSALASLDRVLVMGALTVVALGAGAGVVIGAQLSVRLRRAAVAAGRVADGDRSTRVSAAIGSGSRDEAAELAHAIDAMADALQSRIEAERRVTADIAHELRTPLTGLTTAAELLPPGRPAELVRDRVRVLRALVEDVLEVARLDTATERAEMSEVALGAFTTRRAAPYAPEVEVHVLTDAVVDTDPRRLERILVNLITNALKHGAPPVAVEVDGARIGVRDHGSGFPDELVSEGPSRFRKWPGGSGGHGLGLTIALGQANVLGARLTFANPADGGALATVDLAPDEHPTVPQGEERSRTRP
- the cseB gene encoding two-component system response regulator CseB — protein: MNVAQTHVLFVEDDDVIRETTQLSLERDGFRVTVAADGRAGMEEFLASRPDVALLDVMLPGMNGVSLCRRIREESLIPVIMLSARDDPVDIVVGLEAGADDYVTKPFDSAVLTARIRAVLRRTEGRRPDTGSDNGALRFGDVEIDPDGVRVLRGGEVVALTPTEMRLLLRFADSPGTVLSRDILLESVWDYAWGGDSRVVDVHVQRLRNKIGAERIATVRGFGYKLVGPDR